AAATTGTATGAACACTATTGATATTAACGAGGTTTTCAAATCAGTTAAAAATATTCTTACAGATATAGAAAAAGAGAAATGATATTACTCACTTTAAAAAAACTAAAAGTTGTTTTAGATAAAAAATATTTGGGATTTCATTTTTTATATCCCTTTATAATTCTATTGTTAATCTTTTCCAGTGGATTTTTTTTGAATGAAAGTTTTAGAAAAATTGAAAATAAAGCTTTTCGACAGGGAGAAAAATTAATATTTGATGTTAAATATGGATTTATTACAGCTGGAGTTGCAGAATTCTCAATTCCTAAAATAATTAAAATTGCTGGTAGAGATGTATATAATGTAGTATTCAAAGTTAGCTCGGTACCTACTTTTGATTTATTTTACAAGGTACGAGATAGATACGAAACCTACATTGATGTAGAAGGTATTTTCCCCTGGCGATTTGAGCAACATATTCGAGAGGGAAAATACTCAAGAGATTTTTCTGCTTTTTTTGACCAAAGAAAAGGGAAAGCAATTACAACTGAAGGGACATATGATATTCCCAAGTATGTTAATGATATTGTATCTGCATTTTATCTCGCACGTACTTTCGATTACTCTAAAATGAAAGTTAATGATAAAATACTTCTTGAAAATTTTTATAAAGATAAAGTATATCCCCTGGAAGTAGTTTTTCGTGGAAGAGAAGTTGTGAGTGTTTCTGCAGGGACATTTAAGTGTTTAATACTCGAACCCATAGTTAAAGAAGGAGGTTTATTCAAAAGTGAAGGTTCAATTATTGTCTGGTTAACAGACGATGAACTTAAAGTGCCAGTGAAAGTAAAGACAAAAGTTTTGATTGGTTCTATTGATGCAGAATTAATTGCATACGAAGGTTTGAATGGTAAATTGATATCAAAAGTAAAATAATATTCATTAAATATTAATTTCTTTTTCAGATGTTGCCACAACCGAAGCGACCACTGCATCACCAGTTACATTAACCACAGTTCTGCACATATCCAGTATTCTATCTACTCCCATAATAAGTGCAATTCCTTCTTCAGGAATTCCTACAGATTTCAAAATAACAATTAACATTATAATTCCTACTCCTGGAATTGGTGCTGTTCCTATTGATGCAAGAACTGCTGTAAAAATTATTGTTAATTGCTGAACAATTGATAAATCCATACCAAAAACCTGTGCAATAAAAACTGAAGCCACACCTTGATATAATGCAGTACCATCCATATTTATTGTTGCACCAAGTGGCAATACAAAACTTGTAATGCTTTTTGAGATTTTAAGATTATCCTGACATACTTCCATATTAACAGGTAAAGTAGCAGCACTCGAGCTGGTTGTAAAAGCAACAATTTGAACACGTTTAATGTTTTTATAAAAATCTTTGATGCTAATTTTTGAAAATGATTTTAAGATAATCGAATATATACCAAATGCATGAATAATCAATCCTAATAAAACTGTTATAGAATACCATATCAAAGTTTGCAAAATATCAAAACCAAATTCTGAAACTGTTGCCGATATAAGAGCAAAAACTCCAATAGGAGCTATCATCATTACTATATCTACAAGCTTAATCATCACTTCACTTAAACCATCAAAAAAATTAACTACAGATTCTGCTTTTTCTTTCTTTATTAGAGTAAGTGCCATACCAAAGATTACAGCAAAAAAAACAATCTGGAGCATCTCTGAATTTGCTATTGCATATACTGGATTTCTCGGAACTATATCGGTAAGCATTTTTGATAAACTAAAATCCAGATCAGCATGTATTTTTGATTTTATATCATAATCATAAATCGACATTAATCTTTGTTTTGTTTGCGTCCCCATGATTTCACCAGGACGAATTATATTTGCAGCTATTAAACCAAGTGTGATTGCAATGATAGTTGTTAGTATATATAATATTATAGTTTTTGCACCTATGCGTGCAAACTTTTTTATATCTCCTAAACTTGCAGCTCCAACTATTAAAGATGCTAAAACCAAAGGAACTGCAATCATATTTAGTAATTTTATAAAAATTTCTCCTATCCATTTAATCGATTGAGCAATAGTTTGCTGCTTATTAATCGATAAAATATTTTCGCACTTTTTGAATTCTTCATACTTGTTTTCTTCAACAGAATAAAATTTTTCTAAAACAACAACAGGATTTCTCTCCTTTATCTTATTAAAATAATTGATTATCTCAAGTTGTTGATTGGGATTGAATTTTATTGAGTCATTATCAACAACGAAAATTAAATTAACCCAGTTTTCTGCTACTAAAATTGTTTGTTCACCATTTTGAATATACTTGATTTCAAGTCGATGAGTATTAACCTTAAAGAGTGAGCCAAATATAGCTCCAAGTATTAATCCAATAACAATCTGGTTATGGAGTTTTGGAAATTTTATCTTCATTAATATTACTTAATCATTTTCTTTGATTCAGTTATAAATCTACTAAAATTCATGATAGTTAATACATTATCAGCTATGTTTTCAGTTTTGAATAATAAATTCAAGAAGAGAAGATTTGTACGAGGTTTCACAGTTCCATTTTTTAAGAGAGAAAGCTGATTTTTACTTATCTTTTTTATGAACTTTTTGATATCCTTAACATTATCTTCGATATCATCTATTTTTCGTGAATCTTCTTTATTAATTTTTTTTGTTGCAGTATTTATCAAATCAATTAAGTTATTTCTTAGATGTTTAAAATCTTCTTTTTGTTCTTTTACAAAGCCAGAGTGATTATTATCAACGTGATTAAAAGATATTTCAGAAATCTCAATTAAAGAATTAGAAATTTCTCTAAAAGATGAAATAGCCTTACCAAAATCTATATCTTCATCATAACCATTTTCTAAATAATGAATAGAATTGAGTAACTTTCTTATTACAAGTTCACTATGCTCTTCAAGTTCTTGAGATTCTTTAATTGCTTTTTTCAATTGTTTTCTTTTTTCATTAGTAAGACCAGAATAAATATCTTCGTAAATATTAATTGTTTGATTTAAACAATGCATAACATCTTCGAGTATTGATTCTGGTATTAATGCAACTCCATCACCACTGAATACCAGTTCTTTCTTTTGAATTTTCTTATCAGCCTCTTTATGAATCAAAGCAGTTCTAATAAATATGTAAATTGTTAAAATACTTGTTCCTATTACAGCAGCAAGTTTACCATAATAAAAAATCAATGTTAAAATACCTGCCATTAAAAAAGCAATAAAAGCTGTCAATACCCATCCAGCTATTACAGTAATAACACCACTAACACGATAAACAGCACTTTCTCTACCCCAAGATCTATCTGCAAAGGAAGTCCCCATTGCAACCATAAATGTAACATAGGTTGTTGAAAGTGGTAATGTATATGCAGTGCCTAAAGAGATTAAACAACTTGATACCATTAAATTAACAGTAGCACGAATCAAATCGAAAGCAGGTTTCTCTTTTTTATTATGCCCAGTATATTCAACATTATCTGAATCAAATCTTTTATCAATTTTTTTATAAATCTTTTTAGGAATTATACTTTTTACTTTTTTACCAAACAAAAAACTAACTCTTACAATCGAGCGAGCTATTGGTGATGAATCAAATTTTTCATAACCGTCGAATTGTCGACCGAGATTAATTTCAGTTCTTGTAACAGTTTGTGCTTTTTTACTTTTCCAGATAGTTAAAGCCATTATTAAACCAGCAGCTAATAAAAGCAATGGATTTGTTTTAGCTGGTTCTAATAAGCCTTCCATTGTCATAGTAAAAGGATTTGTGCTATTAGATGCTAATTTATAAGAACTCAATCCAGCAAGTGGTACGCCAATAAAATTAACAAGATCATTTGCAGCAAAAGACAAAGCTAAAGATGATGTACCTATTAATACAATTGGTTTAAGAATATTTATATTAGTAAATAATATAACCATCTCAAGTATTAATGCCCAAAAAACAAAACTAATTGTAAGCACAATAATTGAATTTTGTAGAACCCATTTTATTATATCATCAGAGAGAAAGGATGCTCCTTTAATTCCTTTAACAAAAATAAAATAAACAATAGAAGTTAACGCCAGAGAACCCCAGATAGCACCATAACGTTTTAATCTTTTTTCGTAGTTAAATGTAAAAATCAATCTTGAAAGAAATTGAATTATTGAGCCTGCAGTAAATGAAATTAAAACTGAAAGAAAAATAGCCGAAAAGATACCAGTAACCTTAACGACATTAATATAATTCACAATATTATCTATACTACTATTAGCTTCATGAATTTTAATTAGTGACATAAATACACTTGCACCAAACAGAGAAGAAACCATCGAAACAGTAGTTGAAGTAGGTAATCCAAATGTATTATAAAAATCAAGAAATAGAACATCGACAAACATTACTGCTAAAAACACAATCATTAAATTGGGGAAAGTAAACATTGAAGGATTAAAAATCCCCTTTCTTGCAACTTCCATCATTCCACTAGAAAATAGAGCACCAAATAAAATTCCAACAGTTGCAAAAGAAAGGATAACTTTTCTTGTAGATACTTTAGAACCAACTGCTGAGTTAATAAAATTTACAGCATCATTGGCAACACCTACCATTAAATCTGAAATAGCAAGAATTATTAATATGAACAGAAAGAATAGATATGTTTCCACTAATATATCTCCATAAAAAATATGAACATCATATTCTTATTGAGGTTAAAAAAGGTTAGTACCAAAAATTTTTTTATGGAAATCTAACAAAAGTTAATCACTGTCCAAAATGAAAATAAATTTTTTATCAAATCCGAATTATTTCTTAACAAATTAAAAAACAAATTTGAGATTTCATTATCATTCAATTATCTTTTTAGATAAACTTCTAAAATTATGGCTTCGAAAAGCAGAAAGACAGAATTAGTACGAGGACTCAGTCTTACAGCATCAATAATGATTGTTGCTGGCTCGATGATTGGTTCTGGAATTTTTAGAAAACCAGCAACAATGGCAGAACAATTAGGTTCTCCAGAATTATTAATTTTAATATGGATAGCAGCTGGTCTAATAACTTTAATTGGTGCATTTGTTAATGCAGAAATTTCTGGAATGATAGAGGCTACTGGTGGTCAATATGTTTATTTTAGAAAAATGTATGGAGATTTTACTGCTTATATTTATGGTTGGTCAATATTATCTGTAATACAAACAGGTAGCCAGGCTGCAATTGCATATGTATTTGCTGAATATATTGGTTATTTCATAAAATTATTTCAACTTCCAGAAGCATGGCAGAATTTTTATTTCTACTTTCCTTTAGTTGGAAAGATTTATCCATTTGTGGATTTTGGTACTAAATCTGTTGCAATTTTTTCAATAATAATTTTGACTTCTATAAACTATGCAGGTGTAATATTTGGTGGAGCTGTTCAAACAATTCTAACTTATATAAAAATTTTTGTAATAATCATATTTGCATTTCTTTTATTTCTATATGGCAATGGTAGTTTCTCAAATGTGTATTCAAATTTTACCTTACCAGAATCAACTTCAAAAAATCTTTTTAGTTTAATTGGACTTGCCTTTGCAGGAGCATTCTGGGCTTATGATGCATGGAACAATTTAACATTTGTCTCAGGTGAAGTGAAAAATGCACAACGAAATGTTCCACTGGGTTTATTGTTCGGTGTTTTAATAGTAATCTTTGTCTATGTTCTTATAAACATTGCCTATCTTTATGTACTTCCAATAAATGAAATGGCAAAATCTCCTCTGGTAGCAGCAACAGCAGCAGAAAAAATATTTGGCACTAAAGG
This is a stretch of genomic DNA from Rosettibacter firmus. It encodes these proteins:
- a CDS encoding DUF3108 domain-containing protein encodes the protein MNESFRKIENKAFRQGEKLIFDVKYGFITAGVAEFSIPKIIKIAGRDVYNVVFKVSSVPTFDLFYKVRDRYETYIDVEGIFPWRFEQHIREGKYSRDFSAFFDQRKGKAITTEGTYDIPKYVNDIVSAFYLARTFDYSKMKVNDKILLENFYKDKVYPLEVVFRGREVVSVSAGTFKCLILEPIVKEGGLFKSEGSIIVWLTDDELKVPVKVKTKVLIGSIDAELIAYEGLNGKLISKVK
- a CDS encoding dicarboxylate/amino acid:cation symporter, yielding MKIKFPKLHNQIVIGLILGAIFGSLFKVNTHRLEIKYIQNGEQTILVAENWVNLIFVVDNDSIKFNPNQQLEIINYFNKIKERNPVVVLEKFYSVEENKYEEFKKCENILSINKQQTIAQSIKWIGEIFIKLLNMIAVPLVLASLIVGAASLGDIKKFARIGAKTIILYILTTIIAITLGLIAANIIRPGEIMGTQTKQRLMSIYDYDIKSKIHADLDFSLSKMLTDIVPRNPVYAIANSEMLQIVFFAVIFGMALTLIKKEKAESVVNFFDGLSEVMIKLVDIVMMIAPIGVFALISATVSEFGFDILQTLIWYSITVLLGLIIHAFGIYSIILKSFSKISIKDFYKNIKRVQIVAFTTSSSAATLPVNMEVCQDNLKISKSITSFVLPLGATINMDGTALYQGVASVFIAQVFGMDLSIVQQLTIIFTAVLASIGTAPIPGVGIIMLIVILKSVGIPEEGIALIMGVDRILDMCRTVVNVTGDAVVASVVATSEKEINI
- a CDS encoding inorganic phosphate transporter, encoding METYLFFLFILIILAISDLMVGVANDAVNFINSAVGSKVSTRKVILSFATVGILFGALFSSGMMEVARKGIFNPSMFTFPNLMIVFLAVMFVDVLFLDFYNTFGLPTSTTVSMVSSLFGASVFMSLIKIHEANSSIDNIVNYINVVKVTGIFSAIFLSVLISFTAGSIIQFLSRLIFTFNYEKRLKRYGAIWGSLALTSIVYFIFVKGIKGASFLSDDIIKWVLQNSIIVLTISFVFWALILEMVILFTNINILKPIVLIGTSSLALSFAANDLVNFIGVPLAGLSSYKLASNSTNPFTMTMEGLLEPAKTNPLLLLAAGLIMALTIWKSKKAQTVTRTEINLGRQFDGYEKFDSSPIARSIVRVSFLFGKKVKSIIPKKIYKKIDKRFDSDNVEYTGHNKKEKPAFDLIRATVNLMVSSCLISLGTAYTLPLSTTYVTFMVAMGTSFADRSWGRESAVYRVSGVITVIAGWVLTAFIAFLMAGILTLIFYYGKLAAVIGTSILTIYIFIRTALIHKEADKKIQKKELVFSGDGVALIPESILEDVMHCLNQTINIYEDIYSGLTNEKRKQLKKAIKESQELEEHSELVIRKLLNSIHYLENGYDEDIDFGKAISSFREISNSLIEISEISFNHVDNNHSGFVKEQKEDFKHLRNNLIDLINTATKKINKEDSRKIDDIEDNVKDIKKFIKKISKNQLSLLKNGTVKPRTNLLFLNLLFKTENIADNVLTIMNFSRFITESKKMIK
- a CDS encoding APC family permease; amino-acid sequence: MASKSRKTELVRGLSLTASIMIVAGSMIGSGIFRKPATMAEQLGSPELLILIWIAAGLITLIGAFVNAEISGMIEATGGQYVYFRKMYGDFTAYIYGWSILSVIQTGSQAAIAYVFAEYIGYFIKLFQLPEAWQNFYFYFPLVGKIYPFVDFGTKSVAIFSIIILTSINYAGVIFGGAVQTILTYIKIFVIIIFAFLLFLYGNGSFSNVYSNFTLPESTSKNLFSLIGLAFAGAFWAYDAWNNLTFVSGEVKNAQRNVPLGLLFGVLIVIFVYVLINIAYLYVLPINEMAKSPLVAATAAEKIFGTKGGSIISLIVIISTFGALNGSILATARVPFAMARAELFFKSLGKVHPTFGTPHIALVIQGIWSCMLVLSGSFDTITDYVMFASWLFYMLGAYGVIVLRKKMPDEKRPYKIWGYPFTPIIFVVAALLFLINSIISDTDDAMMGLVLISSGIPFYLFWKYKSKNT